In the genome of Mastomys coucha isolate ucsf_1 unplaced genomic scaffold, UCSF_Mcou_1 pScaffold21, whole genome shotgun sequence, the window ATCGCTGCCCTTCTCGTGGGCTGGTAATGGGGTCCCAGggtgggtagggggtggggataGAGTTTCCTATACTTGCTGTAAGTCTTCTTTTTAATTCTAGATACCTTGAGTATGAGCCCAGAGTTAGGAGGGAGAATCCCTAGGCACTGAGAGTGCCTGCCTGCCCTTTGAGTGGAGGGACAGAAAGGCTTAAGGAGGATGAAGCAGCCTGCCTGGGAGTAGAAAAGAAAGCCTGCTACAGGCTTGGAGATTTTAGTGGTTCTCTTATTGGCCAGTGGTGCTATCTAGGGGAGTGAGATACTCTCTAGacttcagtttctccatctataacgTGTTTTGCAGCACTACCCATATGCTAGTTACACTGAGAATAGACTAGAGAGTGCACAGGGCATGGGTCCTGAATGTCTCCTATGAGTGTTAACACTGAtcaaactcattcattcattcatcaactCATCAATTCAACAACTGAGTGTAATTACCCTGTGCCAAGCACTGAACATGCCAGAGAAGACACTCTGATTTCAGCCAGAGTTCCAATCAGGGAAACAGACCTTACAGGGTCACCACAAGGAGCATCCACTCAACCCACACTACATACAGCTGGGCCTGAGTCCTTCTTGTGATGAGAGCTGTGCTCAAAATTGCCACACCTGGTCCTGAATGAGGGATCCTCAGGAAGGGAGAGAACATGACTTTTCAAGCATATATGGTTTAAGAGGCAAGTGGAGAGTCAGACGTATGGTGTAAGAACCCTCCAGGGCTCCCATTAAGAACTCCCTAGGAGTTTCATCGAACTTGACACCAAGATTGCTGGCTCTGAGTCCAGCCCCTACGAGGTCATGGTTAGTTAGGGGGCTGAGACCTACTGGGGACCTCATACATGGCCAGCAGGAGTCCTTTAGGAATATTGTGTCCCCTCCAGCTAGCTGGGGGTGTATCCTGGAGGACTCACCCCAGTCTGGGCTCTGGGCCACTCTTCCTCATTGTAGGAAGAAGAGGGTGTGTGTTTGGGAGTATATGGGGGTTGGGCGCCCTAtatccaagattttttttctcatcaggCTCTCCAGAatggggttgggtgggggtgggatgttGACAAAGGCCCAGTGGGGGGTGAGACACAGCCCCAGCCCTCTCAAAGCCTAGGAACAAGAGGAGCTTTGTAGGGTTCTGAACAATGGGGCAAGAGCAGTAGGCTCCCATCCAAGGGATGAGGTGGGGCCTGTGTAGCCCAAGGCTGGGAACTGTGAGGGCATCAGGCTCTCGCCCCCTCCAGTGTGAAGTAAAGACTAAGGGAGGAAAGTGGGTCCCCATATTCAAGCTCTACAATGGAAGTCTGTGTGTTGGCTGGGCAGAGACAGGGCCCAGCTCTTGGCCTGGCCTCCAGCCCTCCCTCCCACATTCTCTCACTCAGTCTCTTCCAGCTGGCCAGATGCCTGGATCCCTTGGGCATCATAGGGGAAGGCTTAGAGCTCTGGGCATAATGTCTTTTACAAAAGAATAGGGTCTAGGGCCtttaggaggaaggaggaaggaacacCTGGGCTAGAAGAGATAGCAGTTGGCCTAAGGCTATAAATGCTGAAAGTCTTTGCAAAGATGTGGGAGTTGGTTGGGAGCTGACCATTATTAGGAACTGATAACCTTTAATCCAAGGCTAGCTAGGCAAAAACCAGGGTTCCATTCTGGGGAGGTGTGAGTTAAATCTGGGGGCTCCTTCTTTTCCACCACTCCACCCACCATTAGCATCACAATGACGTCTCTCCAGCAGGGGGAGCGAGGTCTTCAGGTTACCCTGGCAACTGGTGGAGGCCAACCTTGAGCTGTTCTTTTTCCCACGGAGGATGAACCAATAGGGTGGATGCAGAGATCAGATAGGCAGATGAAGAAGCGGGGAGgagggtatgtgtgtggaggcatgATGCCACCCTCCAGGGTCTGAGACTAGTTGgtgtttctccctcttcccttcagtGCAGGCATTGGCATTGGTTTCTATGGTAACAGCGAGACCAGCGACGGGGTGTCCCAGCTCAGCTCAGCACTGCTGCACGCCAACCACACACTCAGCACCATTGATGATGTGGTGAGAGAGCCGGCCACTGACTAGACTGCAGACTCATGCCCCACATGGGGATGTGGTCCCCCACTGGAGAGCAAAAGCAGACAAGTCAAAGCAGATTTCAGACCAAAAACTTAATCCCCAGATGCAGAGCTGCAAACTCAGACCTGCAGACATTAGATCGTATGTTCAACCCCAACCCTGCAAACTGGAGCCGGATCTAGATTCAGATTGAGCCTGAAGACTCACATCCAGCCCCGGGCCTGCACTTTATATTCAGTTTATATCCCAAGCACTCCAGCTCCTGCCCTCAGGCCAGGTCCAAAGCTACAGATCTTATCCTTGGCCCAAATGCAAGTTCAGGAACACCCCTGCCCCCAAGCCCCCTCTGTGACCTTTTATATACCCAGGTTTCCAACCTTGAGGTTCAGTACCTACTAATCAGATTTCACACCCCAACCTCAAAAAGGCAGATGCAGACTTCAGACCTTAgatccccctctcccttccattTTGACCTAATTTCAACGCTGGGCTTAGAATCTTTATCTTAGACTCAAGCCCCCTGACCAACTAGAGCTCCTGATAAGACCTGGGAGCCTCACACCTTGACTCAGCTTCTCCTCAGTCTCCAGATGCCCCAGACTCCAGATCTCAGGCACCTGACACTCCTTAATCCTGCTTCACCGCCCGcttcccacccctcacccccagacTTTATCCTTCATCCACAACCCTAGGCTTTGGGTAACCACCATCCCAGAGACTATGTCATCTCCCCAGGTGCTGGAAACGGTAGAGAGGCTGGGTGAGGCAGTGAGGACGGAACTGACTACCCTGGAGGAAGTGCTGTCAGACCGCATGGAGCTGGTGGCTGCCACTCGGGGAGCCCGAAGGCAAGCTGAAGCTGCAGCTCAGCACCTGCAAGGACTGGCCTTCTGGCAAGGAGTGTCCCTGAGCCCAGTACAGGTGGCTGAAGATGTGACTTTTGTGGAGGAGTACAGGTGGGAGAAGGGTTtccctatttattttttaagtactgTGGTCTCTGGATCCTGGGGGGATGTGGGATAGTATCTGAAGATAGTTTAATTTGTCCCACTGATTGAAAGAAAAGCTACTGGCTGGCTCCTGGTGGGTGGAGACAGGATGCTGTCCATCATTCTATAGGCCAGCCCCACTGTGAATGTAAAACAAGGCTGATATACTCAGTTGTGACAACACTGACCAAGTGATTAAGGGCCCACCCTCATAGTTACATACCCTGTCAATGACTACCTCTCTCATTCATTTACTCAGCCATTCCATGAATGATTCATTCAGCAGGTACATCACTGTCCCACACAGTTGCTCCTGGACTAACCTTAGTAGCAATTCTACCTACAAGATTATTCCGGAGGCAACTGTGTTCATCATGCAACTACTTTATTTAACATCTGGTGAGAGACAACACGCACGTGATTGGGAACCTCAGCTTCAGGAGGCCACTCCGTATTTGTAGGTCCTTAAACAAGTTTCTTTCCATCCCTGGGTCTTAGTTTTCCCACTTTAAAGTGAGTCCTGTCATGCATAGCTCAAAATGGATTGTGGAGAGTTAGTTAATAACTCTGAGTGTCTGAAACATAGAACACACAATGACAGATGAGACAATGCCAGTAAAATATAGATATGCCAAGCAATAGGGATAACACAGGAAATTCTACACAGGAGGGACTTTTCTCAGCTGGGAGAGCAATATAAAATAGGTCCACGAAGCCAGGCCTGGGGATAtaggcctgtaatctcaactGCTCCAGAGACTCAATAAAAGGATTGAAAACTCGAGCCCTGTTTGGGCTACAGATTTCAAGGCCAGTATGAATAGcttagtgagacattgtctccaaATAAGAAGTAAAAAGGCTGAGGATGTGATAATGGAAGAATATTTGCCTAGACTCTGCTGATAAAGGACTGAAAGTGTGACTCTGTGGTAAaacatctgcctagaatcccccagggaagggttgggggtgtggctcaCTTACCTAGAATCTACTACTGAAGAGCTGGGAATATGACTCAGGGAGAGAGTTGCCTACCTAGCCTGCGTGAGGCTCTATGTTCATACTAGCATccaaagggagaggggaggcctGTAGAAATAaatcagtgggtaagagcacttactgtgcTTTGCTTGtagagaacctaggttcagttcccagcattcatatggtggctcacaactatctgtaactccagttctgtgggATCCAAGACTTTCTTCtcacctctgcagacaccaggtgCATTTGGTagactacatacatacatgtaagcaaaacacttgtacatataaaacaaaaatatttttaaaaagcaaacacattttctgtaagGTGAGTAATGAATGCTTTGGAGCAAATTAAATAGGAAGGGGCTTGTCTGGGGACAGGCAGGCAGCATGTGTCAGGGGAAGGGTCATACTAAAGCGTGGTACTTGAGGGGACAAGGCAAGCTGTGCCGTCCTCTGAGGCAGCCAACACAACCAGTCTTCACCTACTTAAAGTTATTTCCTTCCTGCTTGCTTTGAGCCGATACTCCTGACTTTCCTATTCCCAAGTAGGAGGCCATGCTCCTTGGTACAAGCACACTGGGGCTGAAACAATCCCTGCTGCAGATACAGGGTGGGGCATCAAGTCAGTGGCAGGCAGGAAGGTCCTCTGTCATGGTTACTAGGATCCCCGGAGCTTGGTCAAGGAGGTAGTGGCAGCTGTGAACATGATTCTAGGAAGATGCTCTAAGCAAATGTATCAGTCAGGGCCACGGAGGTGAGCCTGGCCATGTGGTCAGGGACAAGGACTCAGGGTACAAACCACGGCTCCATGGGAACTGCTgacactgccactgccactgagCATTTTCAGTGTGCCAAGCACTGAACCTGGGACCTTCCAAGCATCCTCCCCTGCAGTTCTGGTGCATTACTTACTTAACTAAGTATTATTAGCATTCAAATCTCCCTGGATAGTGATTTATAACATTAACTACATCCACAAGCCCATTCATTTACTTCACAACAGATTTTGAGGTTGATCCTATTATGCCCTCCTGTTACTGGTAGGGAAACAAGTTACATGGAATTGGGTAGTTGAGACCTATGCACAATACCTCTGAGATATTCCATTAGGTCACAGGTGACTGACAGCCTACAGTGCTGAGTTGGGGAATCCTATTCAGAGGCCGACAACTGTGTCCACAACCACAGAACTTGTATGTGAACTGGTCAGGGTAGTTACCAGGTGCTTCAGTCCCACACCTATGCTGCAGAGCACTCCAGAGGCTTGTGAGACCATGTACCGTTTCACCAGGCAGCGAGGAGGCCACAGGAGCAGACTGGGGCGGTTCTAGGGTGCTGATAGCCTCCAGAGACTCACTGTCTTGCTCCTTCTTCCTGCAGGTGGCTGGCCTAtgtcctcctgctgctcctggtgCTCCTGGTTTGTCTCTTCACTCTCCTGGGCCTGGCAAAGCAGAGCAAATGGCTGGTGGTTGTGTGAGTGGATCGAATTGCTCAGGGGAGGGAAATAGGCAGGTTTCCAGCAAGCAACGTGCTAAAgtcaagagaaagacaaagattgTGTTGGCCATAAAGGGGGCGGGGTCGATCTCTGACATACCAcacactgttttcttctttggtcACCGAAACAAACCCATGGAAGAAGTGCCATCAGGTCCTTCCCCTATGTGGCAGGTGGGGGGCCAGACACAGCCCTTAAGACTTCATGGAACTCTCACACTAAGGCTTGTGGGGAGGTAGGCACTGCCCTCTGTTTAACAGTGGGAGGAGATGGACCCAGTGTGACTAGGTTACTTGTTCAGGACCACACAGCCAGGGATTACTGTGATAGGGCTGAAATTCAGCCTGCCCACCATTGGAAGAACCCATGCCTCTTCTGCCTCGGTGCCCACTGTCTTTGGAATGCCCCTGAGAAAGATGTCCAGCTACTGCATCAAGGCCTGGAAACTGATAAAAACACACTGTGCTGAGCAAGTATATGAACTGGTCTTCCAGTTTTCAACAGCTGTCAACCTCTCCTACCACCCCATAACCCAGAATTATTCCACCTGTCACAGCCCTGGACATAAGCCAAGCCTTAAAGAAGTCAAGCTCTGAATTTCAGAAATCAACTCTGTAAAAATCCTCAGACTTTACAGCTTGGAGGTGGAGAGAGTGGAGTGAGACTAGCTAAATAAAATGGGCTGTGGATAGGCCTGGAAATAGCCTCAGAACCTACTAGACCCTGTGCAGTTAAATCCCAGGAAATTCAGCCCAGGGGTGGACAACTGCCTCCTAGGGTCCAGGAACAGTTGGGATAGTGGCTACTGACCTGGCAGCCAAgaccttcccctttccttttccaaCTGAACAGATGTTGTATTTGACGTCAGTCAGTCATGGGCCTTACCCCCACCCTCTACTGCCGTGCCTCTGACTCTAATCCTTTAGGCTACAGAGGTTGATGGGTACTGGGGAGGGCCGTGATTGGATATAGGGTGTAGAAATAGGCAAAGCTGAttgagtcctgagttcaaccacCTCCCCCTCTAGGATGACTGCCATGAGTCTCCTGGTGCTTGTCCTGAGCTGGGGTTCTATGGGCCTAGAGGCTGCCACAGCTGTGGTGAGTATGGGGCTCTGGATTCAGGGGTGATCCTGATCCTGGGGTGTGTGTGACCTGATTAATGCCACAAATATTAAGGTGGAGGGGATCATGATCCCAGTTCTGAGGTCTCAGCCTTAATTGCTGGACCCCAAGAGAGCAGAGGCTGGTGCCTAGACTCGTCAGTCTGAGGAAAGCTGAAGTCTGGACctctgggtctgagggaggagggttAGGGCTTGGACCTCTGAGTTCTGTGGAAATACGAAATGGGACATTTTGGTCTGATCCCTTCCTGCTTGCTTCATCAGGGCCTCAGTGACTTCTGCTCCAACCCAGACACCTATGTGCTGAACCTGACCCAGGAGGAGACAGGGCTCAGCTCAGGTAATTCCCATAAATCCCTGCTCTCCTCAGCACTCCCTCCTATCCGCTAAGGCCCAGTCCATGGTAGGGTAGGGAGCAGCAGTATCTACCAATCCTGGCAGGATGGGAAAGGGGTAGGATCAAAATGCCTGTGGATATGACTAGACAAGGGGAAGTGGGTCCTGGGCCTCAACGGTCAGAGGGTTGAACTGTAGAACAACAAGGAAGTATAACTAGGTCAGTTGAATCTGCTTCCAGATATGGCTAAAGCAGAAAGGATGAACGTATGGGGTGTGGTATTGcccacctataatcctagcaatCCTAGGAGGTTGaagtgtgagttcaagggcagcctgggttaTCTAGACCTGGTTACACCttgttctaaaacaaaaacaaacaaacaaacaaaaagaatggaatTAAGGATGCCCCtccattggtagagtgcttgtcaaAGCagtaagtttgatccccagcaacacATAAAGCTCGCCTTGTGCCAAGCACTCAGGAAGTAAGATCAgaagggttcaaggtcatccatagctacatagagagtttaaggcaaatctgggctacatgagactgtctcgaAGCAACATCAATAAACTGaacaaggagaggaggagggacagaaagaaagagggatgggaagaggaggaagggagagaggaggggagaaagggagatatgggggagaggaaggaaggggaatagaaggagggagagagaaggtaaggaggtggggaagagagggaggaaaaaggaatgGATGGGAGAGTGACTAGCAGGTCTCTGAGACTCCAAGAAAATTTTGAACTGTGTATGGAATGTCCCCTGGGCTATGTCCCCCCAGATTTGCCCAGGGAGAGCCTGGGCCCAGGCTTATAGcctgctcctttctctccctccacttcaGACATCCTCAGCTATTATTTCCTGTGCAACCAGGCGGTCTCCAACCCCTTCCAACAGGTTAGGACTGTGGGCAAAAGACATGGGTGTTGAAGCGATGGCTAATGTGGAGTCTCAAGGGTATATGCTGGGTTACTAGGGGCTCCAGGGTTCTATGGGAGGTGGCGGGTACTGAGGCCCAGAGTTGTGTAGTCTAGCGGACAGATGGCATGGTGAACACCTTAATCTGAGTcctcctttctcttactcctgcAGAGGCTGACTCTGTCCCAACGTGCTCTAGCCAGCATCTACTCTCAGCTGCAGGGCCTGGAGCGGGAAGCTATCCCTCAGTTTTCTGCTGCACAGGTTAGGTCAATGGACTGCACCAGCCCGAGAGGAAAAAGGGCTGAGTCTGGTGAACCTGTGGGATGCTGTCTCCACTCATGTACAGGGGCAGATTGACTGAGTCAGGTAGACTTGTGGAGCTGGCCCTTCTCCAAGTAGGTGGGATTTCATATTATGTGCAAACCTATGGAGAGGGGTGAGGCAATAGAGCTGAGCTGGTCTCTGGGACAGAGCCTACAGGAAGGGGTTGAAGCAAGAAAAATTCACATTTCTCTTGGTGCTGGGGCACTGTAGAGGTGAGAGGCTCTAGGGTGTGGCTGGATCTATATAAAGGGGAAGGATTGGTCCCTTTGGGAGGTGGGGTCCTTAGGTTGACTGGGTAACTgtgtcctctccctcccacttgcAGAAGCCCTTGTTATCCTTGGAGGAGACGCTGAACGTGACAGAAAGAAGCTTCCACCAGTTGGTGGCGCTGCTGCACTGCCGCAGTCTGCACAAGGTATGCTCTAGGTTTGCTAACCCagtctctttctccccctcccctttgctttctcttctcctccctctccctccagctccttcccctcctctcctcatctctctttctcatactCTCTCTCTACCCAGTCCCTCCCCACTCAGTGTTCTTCATCTtccaccctctcctctccttgaaAGCTGCTCAACCTCTCAAGCCCTGGAATGAAAGCCCAGGCAGGCCCCCAGGTCCCTAGATTGAATACTAGTCCAAATACCTCTTGATATGAAAGGGGCAGGAAAAGGcgagggcaggggcaggggcagggcagcCTGTGAGCCCACCATGGGCTCAGCTGTGGTCTGTACGGCCTCAGGAGCAAGCCAGCATCTCTGACTGTTGTACAGCAAACACTGTGTTGTAAAGACTCTCACCCTTATAACATCGGGACTCCACCTAACCACTTTCCCTGTTACATACAGTCTCCCACCATGATACTTTCCATGCACCCAGGCTTTGCTACAATCCTGACTCTACAGGATTCACTGGACACTGACCCCTCCATAACAAGATCAGTTGGTAGAGCATGagactcttattttttattttgttttttgggttttttttttttttttttttttttNNNNNNNNNNNNNNNNNNNNNNNNNNNNNNNNNNNNNNNNNNNNNNNNNNNNNNNNNNNNNNNNNNNNNNNNNNNNNtcgaactcagaaatccacctgcctctgcctcccaagtgctgggattaaaggcgtgcgccaccactgcgaGCATGAGACTCTTAATCTCAGGGTCATGGGTTCGTGCCCCTTGTTGGGCACCATATATTGTGGGAGATATTAAAAAATTTCCGCCCCGCTGGACTTCTGTCTCCCTATCCTCACTTCCCACTGGATCTGCTGCTCATACAGCCAACACTGTGTCAGGCCCTAGCCCTCCTCACCTCTTGCATGCCCATCTTGCTCATTCCATCTGTCCAATAACAGCTGGTGATCCTTTCACACACAATCGGATCAGAGTCGTCATCTAAAAACCCTTTCGTGAATCCCCCTCCACATGGATTAAAGGCAGGCTCGTGGCACTGACCTAGTAGAGGCCTGTGTAGACAGCCTCAGCCTTGGTGTTTCTACTCTTGTCCTCCACATCAGCCCAGCCACGTGCCTGACTAGACCTGACCATCTACTTGTCTCCTAGTATCCTTCTCAAATGGTTACTGCTGGGCACTAACCTAACACCTTCCTGTCCTATAAGCTCTTACCTCTTCAAAGTGGCTGCCTGGGTCCTATGCACTCAAGGTTGCCAGTGCTGATGGCATACCTGGGGCAAAGCCAGATTAGTCCATCCTGGCAGAATATTGGCTGTGCCACCCGGCATTGAGGTTACAGAGGTTCTGCTGGCCTCCAGGATGGTGGTCACAGTAGCCAGTCCTTTCTGCATGTCTATCAGATGGATGCCCAAAGCTAATTGTTATGTAACCCAGCAATCTGTGCCAGGGGGCATCTGACAGTGTGTGGGGATGTGACTGTAACAAGTGCAGAAACAAATGCTGCTGGCATCCTCACCATTCAATAACACGTGGATAGAACAAGGGTAAGGCAGGGTTGTTGCTGGTGGCAATGGCAGTGTAGAGGCTTGCCCACTGATGATGCTGAGAGAGCAGTTCTCTAGGTGCTGAGTGGAGATGCTAGGCCACTTTGCATGTGGGAGTGGGGGACTGAGATAAAATAGGAGTGGGTTGTAGGCCTGCAGCTCAGCAAAGGCACAAGCTGAACACATACATGACTTTCCATGTTCAGAACAGCTCTTTGACAAGAGCTGGACACTTGGACACAGAGAGTCTGAGTGATAGCCAGGTAAATGGGTGGTTGGACCTATGTCtgaagtgcatgtgtgcacaccctGAGCCTCCTCACCCTCTGCCTCAGGACTATGGCTCAGCACTCCGAGGCCTGTGTGAAGATGCCCTGGAGGGCTTACTGTTCCTGATGctcttttctctcctgtctgcGGGGGCTCTGGCCACCACTCTATGCAGCCTGCCCCGTGCCTGGGCCCTCTTcccacccaggtcagcaggggaGAGAGGGCAGGGTTCTCGGGGAGGGGACAGAAGGCAGTACCCAGGGCCACTGGTGGGGATGGGGCAGCCTCCTGATTGGTTTCCatcctgcttctttctctgtcactccCCACATCCCCATCACACTTCAGTGATGACTACGATGACACAGATGATGACGACCCTTTCAACCCTCAGGTACCTCGGTCTGAAGGGAGGACTGGGACCTGGGATCCTGGCTctaagggaaggggaaatagagtaTTGTATTCCTGAGTCTGAGAAGTGGAAAAATAAGACTGGACCTTTGGGTCTGAGGGAGGGATGGAGCCTGAGATCCTGTGGGAAGAGGGATGAGTCTTGGACATGAGGGAGGAGGTTGGGTGTCTGGAATCCTGGGcctgagggaggagagaagggctgCACCATACACAACagattgtgtgtgtcttttctgcCTCTGTTATCCTCCCAGGAATCCAAACGCTTTGTGCAGTGGCAGTCTTCCATCTGAGCCTCCCCTCCAGCCTGGAGCCTGCATCTCCTCTATGGTAAGCTTCAATGATACTTTGTATGCAGTTGGGACTTGGCTCTCCCTACAGTATTTGTAGCTCTTATGCTGGGTGGGTATCCATGGGAGTATCTCCTGCCAATGTCAgctcttcatctctccctctctctagctcctttccTGGCTGCTGGAGAAGGCCCCACTAACCTGACCTTGACTGGGCTCTGACCACTAACACTGCTGGCTATGGACACCTCACATAGGATGGCATCCTGCTCTGGGCCTAACATTCCCCTATCCCCATTTCTCCTTAGCACAGGGGATTGGTGAGGTGGCACAACAGGGACCAGGGATGGCTAGGAAGGGGGCTGACCTATACAGCCTGGTGTTCCTCACCTCTAGCTACCAGTCCTGTCCTCAGAGGGATGAAGCTGGAGGCAGGTACAGGCATGTCCCTATTTCCTGCCATATCCCAGCGATCTCAACCTATGGCACTAACTTGGAAGAGGGCTGATTTGAAATAAAAGGGAAGACTTTATTTTACAAGTAGCTAGGTCCTTCTTATCACCCCTGTCCCCAGCTACTGGGAGAAGGAAGTCCTGCCTGGGCTAGGGATCCTCTTCCTCTGGTGGTTGAAAGGCAACTCTCCTCTTGCCCAGGCTCAGCACTGCATTGCTTCTGAAAGTAACAAGTGAATCACgacaaggaggaagaagcagatccTGGAAGAGAATAAGTCTAGCACTAAATCTAAACAGGCGAGCATCCACAGGAACAGTCAAGCTTCCAGTCCCGTGGAATGTCCAAAGCCTGCTGGGTTTGGGAATGGTGTGGAATCTACCTGCTTCCTAGCAGCTCACACCCAGTACAAGATGCCAGAAAACCAACGCTTGTATCAGGATAGGGACAGAAG includes:
- the Ttyh1 gene encoding protein tweety homolog 1 isoform X2, which codes for MGAPPGYRPSAWVHLLHQLPRADFQLRPVPSGFAPRDQEYQQALLLVAALAGLGLGLSLIFIAVYLIRFCCCRPPEPHGAKSPPPGGGCVTWSCIAALLVGCAGIGIGFYGNSETSDGVSQLSSALLHANHTLSTIDDVVLETVERLGEAVRTELTTLEEVLSDRMELVAATRGARRQAEAAAQHLQGLAFWQGVSLSPVQVAEDVTFVEEYRWLAYVLLLLLVLLVCLFTLLGLAKQSKWLVVVMTAMSLLVLVLSWGSMGLEAATAVGLSDFCSNPDTYVLNLTQEETGLSSDILSYYFLCNQAVSNPFQQRLTLSQRALASIYSQLQGLEREAIPQFSAAQKPLLSLEETLNVTERSFHQLVALLHCRSLHKDYGSALRGLCEDALEGLLFLMLFSLLSAGALATTLCSLPRAWALFPPSDDYDDTDDDDPFNPQMPENQRLYQDRDRSLQRENRIFACSATRVM
- the Ttyh1 gene encoding protein tweety homolog 1 isoform X3, which encodes MGAPPGYRPSAWVHLLHQLPRADFQLRPVPSGFAPRDQEYQQALLLVAALAGLGLGLSLIFIAVYLIRFCCCRPPEPHGAKSPPPGGGCVTWSCIAALLVGCAGIGIGFYGNSETSDGVSQLSSALLHANHTLSTIDDVVLETVERLGEAVRTELTTLEEVLSDRMELVAATRGARRQAEAAAQHLQGLAFWQGVSLSPVQVAEDVTFVEEYRWLAYVLLLLLVLLVCLFTLLGLAKQSKWLVVVMTAMSLLVLVLSWGSMGLEAATAVGLSDFCSNPDTYVLNLTQEETGLSSDILSYYFLCNQAVSNPFQQRLTLSQRALASIYSQLQGLEREAIPQFSAAQKPLLSLEETLNVTERSFHQLVALLHCRSLHKDYGSALRGLCEDALEGLLFLMLFSLLSAGALATTLCSLPRAWALFPPRNPNALCSGSLPSEPPLQPGACISSMLLSWLLEKAPLT
- the Ttyh1 gene encoding protein tweety homolog 1 isoform X1, yielding MGAPPGYRPSAWVHLLHQLPRADFQLRPVPSGFAPRDQEYQQALLLVAALAGLGLGLSLIFIAVYLIRFCCCRPPEPHGAKSPPPGGGCVTWSCIAALLVGCAGIGIGFYGNSETSDGVSQLSSALLHANHTLSTIDDVVLETVERLGEAVRTELTTLEEVLSDRMELVAATRGARRQAEAAAQHLQGLAFWQGVSLSPVQVAEDVTFVEEYRWLAYVLLLLLVLLVCLFTLLGLAKQSKWLVVVMTAMSLLVLVLSWGSMGLEAATAVGLSDFCSNPDTYVLNLTQEETGLSSDILSYYFLCNQAVSNPFQQRLTLSQRALASIYSQLQGLEREAIPQFSAAQKPLLSLEETLNVTERSFHQLVALLHCRSLHKDYGSALRGLCEDALEGLLFLMLFSLLSAGALATTLCSLPRAWALFPPSDDYDDTDDDDPFNPQESKRFVQWQSSI